A window of the Helianthus annuus cultivar XRQ/B chromosome 4, HanXRQr2.0-SUNRISE, whole genome shotgun sequence genome harbors these coding sequences:
- the LOC118491152 gene encoding uncharacterized protein LOC118491152: MADKQPSSADNPTKPLHPVYTVTNIQNKVRVLDGDKVTYSDWVKLFKLHALAYDVLSHIDGSAPPSSTDPTYESWSKIDAIVLQWILGTLSDAYVKRVIDNVGTTQQAWDRLHRVFLNNKNARAATLEHAFTTTTMASCSSFNDYFQRMKDLADQLNDVDHPVNESRLVLQMVTGLPQEYDTVASFITQAEKSWDDVRDMIEREQRRQAARQSIHAALSITNAAPNQNTPPTPSPNPTPPPPYHPAQTYDTRNHTQSQNRGRGRQPTPEPLWLRPHPSNHTLHLSCPTRVPNKSTGGPSPTNRAWHCFIRLNYQLTSANVEYGYGCFFTSHRGPRISRLDNLFHAMIAPVTFTHSPHLVKSF; the protein is encoded by the exons ATGGCTGACAAGCAGCCCTCTTCAGCCGATAACCCCACAAAACCTCTACATCCAGTCTACACAGTCACGAACATACAAAACAAAGTTCGTGTCTTAGACGGCGACAAAGTCACCTACTCCGATTGGGTGAAACTATTCAAACTCCACGCCCTTGCCTACGATGTTCTGTCCCATATTGATGGCTCCGCACCACCGTCCTCAACTGATCCGACTTACGAGTCGTGGTCGAAGATTGACGCCATTGTCCTACAATGGATACTTGGCACTTTATCGGATGCTTATGTTAAACGTGTTATTGATAATGTAGGTACAACACAACAAGCGTGGGATAGGCTTCACAGGGTTTTCCTCAACAACAAAAATGCACGTGCCGCCACTCTCGAACATGCCTTCACTACAACTACCATGGCCTCCTGCTCGTCTTTCAATGACTACTTCCAACGCATGAAAGACCTCGCTGACCAACTCAATGATGTTGATCACCCGGTAAACGAATCCCGTTTAGTCCTCCAAATGGTTACCGGTTTACCGCAAGAGTACGACACTGTCGCCTCCTTTATCACCCAAGCCGAAAAATCTTGGGATGATGTCCGTGATATGATTGAACGCGAACAGCGTCGCCAAGCCGCTAGGCAATCTATACACGCGGCTCTCTCAATTACCAATGCTGCACCAAACCAAAACACACCTCCCACTCCATCACCGAACCCGACCCCTCCTCCACCTTACCACCCCGCTCAAACCTATGACACCCGCAACCACACTCAATCCCAAAACCGTGGCCGAGGCCGCCAACCCACCCCCGAACCACTCTGGCTACGGCCTCACCCATCCAACCATACCCTACACCTTTCCTGCCCCACCCGAGTACCAAACAAATCCACCGGTGGACCCTCTCCAACCAACCGAGCTTGGCACTGCTTTATCCGCCTTAACTATCAACTCACCAGTGCCAATGTGGAATATGGATACGGGTGCTTCTTCACATCTCACCGCGGACCCAG gatctcaagactgGACAACCTCTTTCACGCCATGATAGCACCGGTGACCTTTACCCATTCACCCCACCTCGTCAAGTCCTTTTAG